A single genomic interval of Musa acuminata AAA Group cultivar baxijiao chromosome BXJ3-4, Cavendish_Baxijiao_AAA, whole genome shotgun sequence harbors:
- the LOC135583287 gene encoding uncharacterized protein LOC135583287 isoform X2 — translation MANGRGSSELENSAFRCGVRTGLKREFVFALKAQSQFPLSLGRTRSGKSSAATVGAPLVNESKRRKKSGTDMTPETAEPQLVNVPLMILAPSPSDLVEADALAVVDGGIAEGTVNSHSQPVEPAELSCKANETANSPAHVDEFAESEIGGQIVVDDNGMSKLNVDLNENGCVENPVVIDGNGGLEVDSSETENQANKKIVSATDYASEEPAIMMPFSIMKTDGGDSPVEMSAVIHCLDGRNMVSDSSNRTCNRRFTRSTLTVPAKEQKEPSVNPPVTMNDHYSNKDNNSHFGMPLRRLTRSAVKAKLESSSGDITSTSSYSSGSEDTNHGVDTVDSSSVLIPKSKMELKMSKKITLTKLPNNVRELLSTGLLEGLPVNYIASNNNHIGLQGVINGNGILCSCASCNGSIVVSAYVFEQHAGSTKKHPADFIYLPNGKSLHDVVKACSIAPLDMLEATIQSAIDPVPANKTVTCQKCKGSLLTPWSGKFGLCDLCFPSQQPPKTPNLMHGNFNSTSFRVLKTGSVADPTSSSSKNLSSNKKNSLGRLTRKDLGLHKLVFMNDILPEGTEVGYYVCGKRLLDGYIKDSGIYCQCCNSVVSPSQFEAHAGQASRRKPYNYIYTSNGVSLHELSVSLSKCRKMSSSESDDLCSICADGGDLLLCDLCPRAFHKECLGLSSIPSGDWCCQYCQNLHQREKCLSSNDNAIAAGRVAGVDPIEQIFKRCIRIVTTSETDDSACTLCRCHDFSKSRFDDRTVMICDQCEREYHVGCLRDHKMADLKELPAGEWFCCTDCSRIRRALQVFLHHGAELLPFTDANIIKKKRDSRGLNKEVDADIRWRLLSGRTLEADSKLLLSRAVTIFHESFDPIVESTTGRDLIPSMVYGRTVKDQDFGGMYCSVLTVGSCVVSAGILRVLGSDIAELPLVATSREHQGQGYFQSLFACIERLLGSLGVKHLVLPAADEAEAIWSKKFGFTKMSSDQLEKYLKGAHATVFHGTSMLHKPVSCAEVS, via the exons ATGGCTAACGGCCGTGGGTCCTCCGAACTCGAGAACTCCGCGTTCCGCTGCGGCGTCCGGACGGGCCTCAAGCGGGAGTTCGTCTTCGCCCTCAAGGCCCAGTCTCAGTTTCCTCTCTCTCTCGGTCGGACCCGCTCCGGAAAATCGTCCGCCGCCACCGTTGGCGCACCACTTGTCAATGAGAGCAAGCGGCGGAAGAAATCTGGGACAGATATGACGCCGGAGACCGCTGAACCGCAGCTTGTCAATGTTCCGCTGATGATTCTTGCTCCTTCCCCTTCTGATCTCGTAGAGGCGGATGCCCTCGCCGTTGTGGATG GTGGAATCGCTGAAGGCACGGTGAATTCTCATTCTCAGCCGGTTGAGCCTGCAGAGTTGAGTTGCAAGGCTAATGAGACGGCAAACTCTCCTGCGCATGTGGATGAATTCGCTGAGTCCGAAATTGGTGGCCAAATCGTGGTCGATGACAATGGCATGAGCAAATTGAACGTTGATCTGAATGAGAATGGTTGTGTCGAAAACCCAGTTGTAATTGATGGTAATGGTGGATTGGAGGTGGATAGTTCAGAAACAGAGAACCAGGCAAATAAGAAGATTGTGTCAGCGACTGACTATGCTTCAGAGGAACCGGCAATCATGATGCCATTTTCTATAATGAAAACGGATGGGGGGGATTCTCCAGTAGAAATGTCAGCAGTAATTCATTGTCTAGATGGAAGAAATATGGTGAGTGACTCATCAAACAGGACGTGCAATAGGAGGTTTACAAGATCCACACTGACCGTGCCTGCTAAAGAGCAAAAAGAGCCGTCTGTGAATCCTCCTGTTACTATGAATGATCATTACAGTAACAAGGATAACAATAGTCACTTTGGGATGCCCCTGAGGAGGCTTACAAGGTCAGCTGTTAAAGCAAAATTGGAGTCTAGTTCAGGGGACATCACCAGCACAAGCAGTTATTCATCAGGATCAGAAGACACTAATCATGGGGTAGATACTGTTGATTCTTCTTCAGTTTTGATCCCAAAGAGCAAAATGGAATTGAAGATGTCAAAGAAAATCACATTAACAAAGCTTCCGAATAATGTGAGGGAATTACTTTCAACTGGATTGCTTGAGGGGTTGCCTGTTAATTACATTGCCTCCAATAACAAC CATATTGGGCTTCAAGGTGTGATCAACGGCAATGGCATTTTATGCTCATGTGCTTCTTGCAATGGTTCCATT GTTGTTTCAGCATATGTGTTTGAACAACATGCTGGTAGCACAAAGAAGCATCCAGCGGATTTTATTTACTTGCCAAATGGGAAAAGCCTCCATGATGTAGTTAAAGCATGCTCCATTGCCCCTTTAGACATGTTGGAAGCTACAATTCAGAGTGCAATTGATCCAGTACCTGCAAACAAAACTGTTACTTGTCAAAAATGCAAAG GGTCATTGCTTACTCCATGGTCTGGGAAGTTTGGGTTGTGTGATTTGTGTTTTCCATCACAGCAACCTCCAAAAACTCCAAACCTGATGCATGGAAATTTTAACTCTACAAG CTTCAGGGTATTGAAGACAGGTTCTGTAGCAGATCCAACAAGTAGCTCATCCAAGAACCTATCATCCAATAAGAAAAATAGCCTGGGAAGATTAACTAGAAA aGATTTGGGCTTGCACAAGTTGGTCTTTATGAATGACATTTTGCCTGAGGGTACCGAAGTAGGCTACTATGTTTGCGGAAAG AGGCTACTTGACGGTTATATAAAAGATTCTGGAATATACTGTCAATGTTGCAATTCTGTG GTTAGTCCTTCACAATTTGAAGCTCATGCTGGTCAAGCATCAAGGCGCAAACC TTACAACTACATTTATACTTCCAATGGAGTATCTCTTCACGAATTATCGGTTTCACTATCAAAATGCCGAAAAATGTCTTCCAGTGAAAGCGATGATCTTTGCAGCATCTGTGCAGATGGTGGAGACCTACTTCTTTGTGATCTCTGCCCCAGGGCATTCCACAAAG AATGTTTGGGTTTGTCAAGCATCCCGAGTGGAGATTGGTGCTGTCAATATTGTCAAAATCTCCATCAAAGAGAAAAGTGCCTGTCAAGTAATGATAACGCAATTGCAGCAGGGAGAGTTGCTGGAGTGGATCCCATCGAGCAGATATTTAAAAGGTGTATCCGTATTGTCACGACATCAGAGACTGATGATAGTGCATGTACATTGTGCAG GTGCCATGATTTTAGTAAATCAAGATTTGATGACCGCACTGTCATGATTTGTGATCAA TGTGAGAGAGAATACCATGTTGGATGCTTGAGGGATCATAAAATGGCTGATTTAAAG GAACTACCTGCGGGGGAGTGGTTCTGTTGCACTGACTGCAGCAGGATTCGAAGAGCATTGCAGGTGTTTCTTCATCATGGAGCAGAGTTGCTTCCTTTTACAGATGCTAACATTATAAAGAAGAAACGTGATAGTAGAGGCTTAAATAAAGAGGTTGATGCTGACATAAGGTGGAGACTTCTAAGCGGAAGAACTCTTGAAGCAGACAGTAAACTTTTGCTTTCAAGAGCAGTCACTATTTTCCAT GAGTCATTTGACCCTATTGTTGAGTCTACAACTGGAAGAGACCTCATTCCTTCAATGGTATATGG GAGAACCGTGAAGGACCAAGATTTTGGAGGAATGTATTGTTCAGTATTAACTGTTGG TTCATGTGTTGTGTCTGCGGGAATTTTACGTGTTTTAGGAAGTGACATTGCCGAACTTCCGTTAGTTGCAACGAGTAGAGAACATCAAGGCCAG GGTTATTTCCAATCTCTGTTTGCATGCATTGAGAGATTGCTGGGATCGCTGGGTGTCAAACATTTAGTGCTGCCTGCGGCTGATGAAGCTGAAGCTATCTGGTCCAAGAAATTTGGTTTCACCAAGATGAGCTCAGACCAG TTGGAGAAGTACCTAAAAGGTGCTCACGCAACGGTCTTCCATGGGACATCGATGCTCCACAAGCCAGTTTCATGTGCGGAGGTTTCCTGA
- the LOC135583287 gene encoding uncharacterized protein LOC135583287 isoform X1, translating into MANGRGSSELENSAFRCGVRTGLKREFVFALKAQSQFPLSLGRTRSGKSSAATVGAPLVNESKRRKKSGTDMTPETAEPQLVNVPLMILAPSPSDLVEADALAVVDGKDEAMVDVVPLENGSSVETLMVMDGRNQSVVGGPPTVKPLKVFVTTLSGGIAEGTVNSHSQPVEPAELSCKANETANSPAHVDEFAESEIGGQIVVDDNGMSKLNVDLNENGCVENPVVIDGNGGLEVDSSETENQANKKIVSATDYASEEPAIMMPFSIMKTDGGDSPVEMSAVIHCLDGRNMVSDSSNRTCNRRFTRSTLTVPAKEQKEPSVNPPVTMNDHYSNKDNNSHFGMPLRRLTRSAVKAKLESSSGDITSTSSYSSGSEDTNHGVDTVDSSSVLIPKSKMELKMSKKITLTKLPNNVRELLSTGLLEGLPVNYIASNNNHIGLQGVINGNGILCSCASCNGSIVVSAYVFEQHAGSTKKHPADFIYLPNGKSLHDVVKACSIAPLDMLEATIQSAIDPVPANKTVTCQKCKGSLLTPWSGKFGLCDLCFPSQQPPKTPNLMHGNFNSTSFRVLKTGSVADPTSSSSKNLSSNKKNSLGRLTRKDLGLHKLVFMNDILPEGTEVGYYVCGKRLLDGYIKDSGIYCQCCNSVVSPSQFEAHAGQASRRKPYNYIYTSNGVSLHELSVSLSKCRKMSSSESDDLCSICADGGDLLLCDLCPRAFHKECLGLSSIPSGDWCCQYCQNLHQREKCLSSNDNAIAAGRVAGVDPIEQIFKRCIRIVTTSETDDSACTLCRCHDFSKSRFDDRTVMICDQCEREYHVGCLRDHKMADLKELPAGEWFCCTDCSRIRRALQVFLHHGAELLPFTDANIIKKKRDSRGLNKEVDADIRWRLLSGRTLEADSKLLLSRAVTIFHESFDPIVESTTGRDLIPSMVYGRTVKDQDFGGMYCSVLTVGSCVVSAGILRVLGSDIAELPLVATSREHQGQGYFQSLFACIERLLGSLGVKHLVLPAADEAEAIWSKKFGFTKMSSDQLEKYLKGAHATVFHGTSMLHKPVSCAEVS; encoded by the exons ATGGCTAACGGCCGTGGGTCCTCCGAACTCGAGAACTCCGCGTTCCGCTGCGGCGTCCGGACGGGCCTCAAGCGGGAGTTCGTCTTCGCCCTCAAGGCCCAGTCTCAGTTTCCTCTCTCTCTCGGTCGGACCCGCTCCGGAAAATCGTCCGCCGCCACCGTTGGCGCACCACTTGTCAATGAGAGCAAGCGGCGGAAGAAATCTGGGACAGATATGACGCCGGAGACCGCTGAACCGCAGCTTGTCAATGTTCCGCTGATGATTCTTGCTCCTTCCCCTTCTGATCTCGTAGAGGCGGATGCCCTCGCCGTTGTGGATGGTAAGGATGAAGCCATGGTGGATGTTGTTCCCTTAGAAAACGGGTCTTCGGTGGAAACCCTCATGGTGATGGATGGTCGAAATCAATCCGTGGTGGGTGGCCCTCCTACGGTGAAACCCCTAAAGGTGTTTGTGACAACTTTATCAGGTGGAATCGCTGAAGGCACGGTGAATTCTCATTCTCAGCCGGTTGAGCCTGCAGAGTTGAGTTGCAAGGCTAATGAGACGGCAAACTCTCCTGCGCATGTGGATGAATTCGCTGAGTCCGAAATTGGTGGCCAAATCGTGGTCGATGACAATGGCATGAGCAAATTGAACGTTGATCTGAATGAGAATGGTTGTGTCGAAAACCCAGTTGTAATTGATGGTAATGGTGGATTGGAGGTGGATAGTTCAGAAACAGAGAACCAGGCAAATAAGAAGATTGTGTCAGCGACTGACTATGCTTCAGAGGAACCGGCAATCATGATGCCATTTTCTATAATGAAAACGGATGGGGGGGATTCTCCAGTAGAAATGTCAGCAGTAATTCATTGTCTAGATGGAAGAAATATGGTGAGTGACTCATCAAACAGGACGTGCAATAGGAGGTTTACAAGATCCACACTGACCGTGCCTGCTAAAGAGCAAAAAGAGCCGTCTGTGAATCCTCCTGTTACTATGAATGATCATTACAGTAACAAGGATAACAATAGTCACTTTGGGATGCCCCTGAGGAGGCTTACAAGGTCAGCTGTTAAAGCAAAATTGGAGTCTAGTTCAGGGGACATCACCAGCACAAGCAGTTATTCATCAGGATCAGAAGACACTAATCATGGGGTAGATACTGTTGATTCTTCTTCAGTTTTGATCCCAAAGAGCAAAATGGAATTGAAGATGTCAAAGAAAATCACATTAACAAAGCTTCCGAATAATGTGAGGGAATTACTTTCAACTGGATTGCTTGAGGGGTTGCCTGTTAATTACATTGCCTCCAATAACAAC CATATTGGGCTTCAAGGTGTGATCAACGGCAATGGCATTTTATGCTCATGTGCTTCTTGCAATGGTTCCATT GTTGTTTCAGCATATGTGTTTGAACAACATGCTGGTAGCACAAAGAAGCATCCAGCGGATTTTATTTACTTGCCAAATGGGAAAAGCCTCCATGATGTAGTTAAAGCATGCTCCATTGCCCCTTTAGACATGTTGGAAGCTACAATTCAGAGTGCAATTGATCCAGTACCTGCAAACAAAACTGTTACTTGTCAAAAATGCAAAG GGTCATTGCTTACTCCATGGTCTGGGAAGTTTGGGTTGTGTGATTTGTGTTTTCCATCACAGCAACCTCCAAAAACTCCAAACCTGATGCATGGAAATTTTAACTCTACAAG CTTCAGGGTATTGAAGACAGGTTCTGTAGCAGATCCAACAAGTAGCTCATCCAAGAACCTATCATCCAATAAGAAAAATAGCCTGGGAAGATTAACTAGAAA aGATTTGGGCTTGCACAAGTTGGTCTTTATGAATGACATTTTGCCTGAGGGTACCGAAGTAGGCTACTATGTTTGCGGAAAG AGGCTACTTGACGGTTATATAAAAGATTCTGGAATATACTGTCAATGTTGCAATTCTGTG GTTAGTCCTTCACAATTTGAAGCTCATGCTGGTCAAGCATCAAGGCGCAAACC TTACAACTACATTTATACTTCCAATGGAGTATCTCTTCACGAATTATCGGTTTCACTATCAAAATGCCGAAAAATGTCTTCCAGTGAAAGCGATGATCTTTGCAGCATCTGTGCAGATGGTGGAGACCTACTTCTTTGTGATCTCTGCCCCAGGGCATTCCACAAAG AATGTTTGGGTTTGTCAAGCATCCCGAGTGGAGATTGGTGCTGTCAATATTGTCAAAATCTCCATCAAAGAGAAAAGTGCCTGTCAAGTAATGATAACGCAATTGCAGCAGGGAGAGTTGCTGGAGTGGATCCCATCGAGCAGATATTTAAAAGGTGTATCCGTATTGTCACGACATCAGAGACTGATGATAGTGCATGTACATTGTGCAG GTGCCATGATTTTAGTAAATCAAGATTTGATGACCGCACTGTCATGATTTGTGATCAA TGTGAGAGAGAATACCATGTTGGATGCTTGAGGGATCATAAAATGGCTGATTTAAAG GAACTACCTGCGGGGGAGTGGTTCTGTTGCACTGACTGCAGCAGGATTCGAAGAGCATTGCAGGTGTTTCTTCATCATGGAGCAGAGTTGCTTCCTTTTACAGATGCTAACATTATAAAGAAGAAACGTGATAGTAGAGGCTTAAATAAAGAGGTTGATGCTGACATAAGGTGGAGACTTCTAAGCGGAAGAACTCTTGAAGCAGACAGTAAACTTTTGCTTTCAAGAGCAGTCACTATTTTCCAT GAGTCATTTGACCCTATTGTTGAGTCTACAACTGGAAGAGACCTCATTCCTTCAATGGTATATGG GAGAACCGTGAAGGACCAAGATTTTGGAGGAATGTATTGTTCAGTATTAACTGTTGG TTCATGTGTTGTGTCTGCGGGAATTTTACGTGTTTTAGGAAGTGACATTGCCGAACTTCCGTTAGTTGCAACGAGTAGAGAACATCAAGGCCAG GGTTATTTCCAATCTCTGTTTGCATGCATTGAGAGATTGCTGGGATCGCTGGGTGTCAAACATTTAGTGCTGCCTGCGGCTGATGAAGCTGAAGCTATCTGGTCCAAGAAATTTGGTTTCACCAAGATGAGCTCAGACCAG TTGGAGAAGTACCTAAAAGGTGCTCACGCAACGGTCTTCCATGGGACATCGATGCTCCACAAGCCAGTTTCATGTGCGGAGGTTTCCTGA
- the LOC135583287 gene encoding uncharacterized protein LOC135583287 isoform X3, which produces MANGRGSSELENSAFRCGVRTGLKREFVFALKAQSQFPLSLGRTRSGKSSAATVGAPLVNESKRRKKSGTDMTPETAEPQLVNVPLMILAPSPSDLVEADALAVVDGKDEAMVDVVPLENGSSVETLMVMDGRNQSVVGGPPTVKPLKVFVTTLSGGIAEGTVNSHSQPVEPAELSCKANETANSPAHVDEFAESEIGGQIVVDDNGMSKLNVDLNENGCVENPVVIDGNGGLEVDSSETENQANKKIVSATDYASEEPAIMMPFSIMKTDGGDSPVEMSAVIHCLDGRNMVSDSSNRTCNRRFTRSTLTVPAKEQKEPSVNPPVTMNDHYSNKDNNSHFGMPLRRLTRSAVKAKLESSSGDITSTSSYSSGSEDTNHGVDTVDSSSVLIPKSKMELKMSKKITLTKLPNNVRELLSTGLLEGLPVNYIASNNNHIGLQGVINGNGILCSCASCNGSIVVSAYVFEQHAGSTKKHPADFIYLPNGKSLHDVVKACSIAPLDMLEATIQSAIDPVPANKTVTCQKCKGSLLTPWSGKFGLCDLCFPSQQPPKTPNLMHGNFNSTSFRVLKTGSVADPTSSSSKNLSSNKKNSLGRLTRKDLGLHKLVFMNDILPEGTEVGYYVCGKRLLDGYIKDSGIYCQCCNSVVSPSQFEAHAGQASRRKPYNYIYTSNGVSLHELSVSLSKCRKMSSSESDDLCSICADGGDLLLCDLCPRAFHKECLGLSSIPSGDWCCQYCQNLHQREKCLSSNDNAIAAGRVAGVDPIEQIFKRCIRIVTTSETDDSACTLCRCHDFSKSRFDDRTVMICDQCEREYHVGCLRDHKMADLKELPAGEWFCCTDCSRIRRALQVFLHHGAELLPFTDANIIKKKRDSRGLNKEVDADIRWRLLSGRTLEADSKLLLSRAVTIFHESFDPIVESTTGRDLIPSMENREGPRFWRNVLFSINCWFMCCVCGNFTCFRK; this is translated from the exons ATGGCTAACGGCCGTGGGTCCTCCGAACTCGAGAACTCCGCGTTCCGCTGCGGCGTCCGGACGGGCCTCAAGCGGGAGTTCGTCTTCGCCCTCAAGGCCCAGTCTCAGTTTCCTCTCTCTCTCGGTCGGACCCGCTCCGGAAAATCGTCCGCCGCCACCGTTGGCGCACCACTTGTCAATGAGAGCAAGCGGCGGAAGAAATCTGGGACAGATATGACGCCGGAGACCGCTGAACCGCAGCTTGTCAATGTTCCGCTGATGATTCTTGCTCCTTCCCCTTCTGATCTCGTAGAGGCGGATGCCCTCGCCGTTGTGGATGGTAAGGATGAAGCCATGGTGGATGTTGTTCCCTTAGAAAACGGGTCTTCGGTGGAAACCCTCATGGTGATGGATGGTCGAAATCAATCCGTGGTGGGTGGCCCTCCTACGGTGAAACCCCTAAAGGTGTTTGTGACAACTTTATCAGGTGGAATCGCTGAAGGCACGGTGAATTCTCATTCTCAGCCGGTTGAGCCTGCAGAGTTGAGTTGCAAGGCTAATGAGACGGCAAACTCTCCTGCGCATGTGGATGAATTCGCTGAGTCCGAAATTGGTGGCCAAATCGTGGTCGATGACAATGGCATGAGCAAATTGAACGTTGATCTGAATGAGAATGGTTGTGTCGAAAACCCAGTTGTAATTGATGGTAATGGTGGATTGGAGGTGGATAGTTCAGAAACAGAGAACCAGGCAAATAAGAAGATTGTGTCAGCGACTGACTATGCTTCAGAGGAACCGGCAATCATGATGCCATTTTCTATAATGAAAACGGATGGGGGGGATTCTCCAGTAGAAATGTCAGCAGTAATTCATTGTCTAGATGGAAGAAATATGGTGAGTGACTCATCAAACAGGACGTGCAATAGGAGGTTTACAAGATCCACACTGACCGTGCCTGCTAAAGAGCAAAAAGAGCCGTCTGTGAATCCTCCTGTTACTATGAATGATCATTACAGTAACAAGGATAACAATAGTCACTTTGGGATGCCCCTGAGGAGGCTTACAAGGTCAGCTGTTAAAGCAAAATTGGAGTCTAGTTCAGGGGACATCACCAGCACAAGCAGTTATTCATCAGGATCAGAAGACACTAATCATGGGGTAGATACTGTTGATTCTTCTTCAGTTTTGATCCCAAAGAGCAAAATGGAATTGAAGATGTCAAAGAAAATCACATTAACAAAGCTTCCGAATAATGTGAGGGAATTACTTTCAACTGGATTGCTTGAGGGGTTGCCTGTTAATTACATTGCCTCCAATAACAAC CATATTGGGCTTCAAGGTGTGATCAACGGCAATGGCATTTTATGCTCATGTGCTTCTTGCAATGGTTCCATT GTTGTTTCAGCATATGTGTTTGAACAACATGCTGGTAGCACAAAGAAGCATCCAGCGGATTTTATTTACTTGCCAAATGGGAAAAGCCTCCATGATGTAGTTAAAGCATGCTCCATTGCCCCTTTAGACATGTTGGAAGCTACAATTCAGAGTGCAATTGATCCAGTACCTGCAAACAAAACTGTTACTTGTCAAAAATGCAAAG GGTCATTGCTTACTCCATGGTCTGGGAAGTTTGGGTTGTGTGATTTGTGTTTTCCATCACAGCAACCTCCAAAAACTCCAAACCTGATGCATGGAAATTTTAACTCTACAAG CTTCAGGGTATTGAAGACAGGTTCTGTAGCAGATCCAACAAGTAGCTCATCCAAGAACCTATCATCCAATAAGAAAAATAGCCTGGGAAGATTAACTAGAAA aGATTTGGGCTTGCACAAGTTGGTCTTTATGAATGACATTTTGCCTGAGGGTACCGAAGTAGGCTACTATGTTTGCGGAAAG AGGCTACTTGACGGTTATATAAAAGATTCTGGAATATACTGTCAATGTTGCAATTCTGTG GTTAGTCCTTCACAATTTGAAGCTCATGCTGGTCAAGCATCAAGGCGCAAACC TTACAACTACATTTATACTTCCAATGGAGTATCTCTTCACGAATTATCGGTTTCACTATCAAAATGCCGAAAAATGTCTTCCAGTGAAAGCGATGATCTTTGCAGCATCTGTGCAGATGGTGGAGACCTACTTCTTTGTGATCTCTGCCCCAGGGCATTCCACAAAG AATGTTTGGGTTTGTCAAGCATCCCGAGTGGAGATTGGTGCTGTCAATATTGTCAAAATCTCCATCAAAGAGAAAAGTGCCTGTCAAGTAATGATAACGCAATTGCAGCAGGGAGAGTTGCTGGAGTGGATCCCATCGAGCAGATATTTAAAAGGTGTATCCGTATTGTCACGACATCAGAGACTGATGATAGTGCATGTACATTGTGCAG GTGCCATGATTTTAGTAAATCAAGATTTGATGACCGCACTGTCATGATTTGTGATCAA TGTGAGAGAGAATACCATGTTGGATGCTTGAGGGATCATAAAATGGCTGATTTAAAG GAACTACCTGCGGGGGAGTGGTTCTGTTGCACTGACTGCAGCAGGATTCGAAGAGCATTGCAGGTGTTTCTTCATCATGGAGCAGAGTTGCTTCCTTTTACAGATGCTAACATTATAAAGAAGAAACGTGATAGTAGAGGCTTAAATAAAGAGGTTGATGCTGACATAAGGTGGAGACTTCTAAGCGGAAGAACTCTTGAAGCAGACAGTAAACTTTTGCTTTCAAGAGCAGTCACTATTTTCCAT GAGTCATTTGACCCTATTGTTGAGTCTACAACTGGAAGAGACCTCATTCCTTCAATG GAGAACCGTGAAGGACCAAGATTTTGGAGGAATGTATTGTTCAGTATTAACTGTTGG TTCATGTGTTGTGTCTGCGGGAATTTTACGTGTTTTAGGAAGTGA